The Micromonospora sp. NBC_00421 genome contains a region encoding:
- a CDS encoding GntR family transcriptional regulator, with protein MISPHTRVPVAHQLAAVLRTGILDGTYPAGGLLPSETRLSQEHGVGRGTVRRAVAELRAEGLVDAASGRGTRVREVAEREIVSVPRGALVSARMPTPAEREELDIPEGVPVLMVTMGGRLRGVYPSDRVTLRPR; from the coding sequence GTGATCAGCCCGCACACCCGGGTGCCCGTCGCCCACCAGCTCGCCGCAGTGCTGCGCACCGGCATCCTGGACGGCACCTACCCTGCGGGTGGGCTGCTGCCCAGCGAGACGCGCCTGAGTCAGGAGCACGGGGTGGGCCGGGGCACGGTGCGACGGGCCGTCGCCGAGCTGCGCGCTGAGGGCCTGGTCGACGCGGCGTCGGGTCGGGGCACACGCGTGCGGGAGGTGGCCGAGCGGGAGATCGTCTCGGTGCCCCGGGGCGCACTGGTCAGCGCGCGGATGCCGACCCCGGCTGAGCGCGAAGAGCTGGACATCCCGGAGGGCGTGCCGGTGCTGATGGTCACGATGGGCGGCCGGCTGCGCGGGGTGTACCCGTCGGACCGGGTGACGCTGCGACCCCGGTAG
- a CDS encoding winged helix-turn-helix domain-containing protein, whose product MPIPMSSRQIADDLTARIRTGEYPPGAKLPALRELADLYSVSVSTIQRALELTRDRGLTVGRAGAGVYVADE is encoded by the coding sequence ATGCCCATCCCCATGTCCTCACGACAGATCGCCGACGACCTGACCGCCCGCATCCGCACCGGCGAGTACCCGCCAGGTGCCAAGCTGCCCGCGCTGCGGGAGCTGGCCGACCTGTACTCAGTCAGCGTGTCCACCATCCAGCGGGCGCTGGAGCTGACCCGAGACCGGGGGCTGACGGTGGGCCGGGCCGGCGCCGGGGTGTACGTGGCCGACGAGTAG